From one Lycium ferocissimum isolate CSIRO_LF1 chromosome 5, AGI_CSIRO_Lferr_CH_V1, whole genome shotgun sequence genomic stretch:
- the LOC132056049 gene encoding uncharacterized protein LOC132056049: MTLGRSKTGKRGRPAKVNRNLRGANAGNENEAGDQAPPPAPPAPAVPVAGVPDLGTMQTAIQMLTVLVATQQQRGGVGPHGGGRFKQFLDLKPPEFFGSREVDDPQHFLDETFKALRAMDAQDSEAVRLASYQLKDVAHVWFEMWESERGDAALPPTWAEFEEAFMERFLSDEERIAMATKFEKLEQGNKSVREYSLEFTRLSKYALYMLPTEKHKLTRFVKGLVPRIKSACAAVAMSPTCTFSSLVGFAEQQESWKNEERVDRDQHKKARSAGGFSGNNYKGGQSKGYSAPAHSGTYSRASVPSGRQGQKNNNNTGRLLQGSSRPPVWESRICHHCGIPGHIKRDCRKWLREMAAMNNQKNDSPVSAFARNPPAGNDNNNNHNARNNGKGKEVANTSGGGTARLYGLTRRETAESSDAVVTGSGGEQVLDTSVA; this comes from the exons ATGACGCTAGGGCGATCCAAAACTGGTAAACGAGGACGTCCCGCAAAAGTTAACCGGAATCTTAGGGGCGCGAATGCTGGTAATGAAAACGAGGCTGGAGATCAAGCACCACCTCCAGCACCGCCTGCTCCTGCTGTCCCTGTTGCGGGTGTACCCGATCTTGGTACTATGCAAACGGCTATTCAAATGTTGACTGTATTGGTTGCTACTCAGCAACAACGTGGAGGTGTGGGACCTCATGGTGGAGGCAGATTTAAGCAGTTCCTAGACTTAAAGCCgccagagttctttgggtcacgaGAGGTGGACGACCCCCAACACTTTTTAGATGAGACCTTTAAGGCATTGAGGGCAATGGATGCCCAGGATTCAGAAGCTGTGAGGCTTGCTTCGTATCAGTTGAAGGATGTTGCTCACGTatggtttgagatgtgggaATCTGAGAGAGGTGACGCTGCTTTACCTCCGACGTGGGCTGAATTTGAGGAGGCGTTCATGGAAAGGTTCTTGTCTGATGAGGAAAGAATTGCTATGGCTACGAAATTTGAAAAGCTGGAGCAGGGTAACAAGTCAGTTCGcgagtatagtttggagttcacACGTCTGTCAAAGTATGCTTTATACATGCTTCCGactgaaaagcataagttgactcGTTTTGTGAAAGGCTTGGTACCACGCATCAAGTCTGCATGTGCTGCTGttgctatgtctcctacttgcACCTTCTCATCTCTAGTTGGGTTTGCTGAACAAcaagaaagttggaaaaatgaagagagggTGGATCGAGATCAGCACAAGAAGGCCCGATCAGCGGGTGGTTTTAGTGGTAATAATTATAAGGGAGGGCAAAGTAAAGGGTATTCTGCACCTGCTCATTCTGGCACTTATTCCCGTGCTAGTGTGCCTTCTGGTAGACAAGGCcagaaaaataataacaatactgGTAGGTTATTGCAGGGAAGTAGTCGTCCGCCAGTGTGGGAGAGTCGTATCTGTCATCACTGTGGTATTCCGGGGCATATTAAGAGGGACTGCAGAAAGTGGCTACGTGAGATGGCTGCTATGAATAATCAAAAGAATGATTCGCCTGTTTCTGCATTTGCTAGAAATCCTCCTGCTGGTAatgataacaataataatcataatgCTCGTAACAAcggcaaaggaaaggaagttgcTAATACTTCTGGTGGAGGGACAGCTCGACTTTATGGGCTGACTCGTAGGGAGACAGCTGAGTCTTCTGACGCAGTGGTTACAG gtagcGGAggagagcaggttcttgatacttcagTCGCTTAG
- the LOC132057564 gene encoding cysteine-rich repeat secretory protein 38-like yields the protein MASSVLALLSTQMHLIFLLPWLLVSVKSQIIKEYNEMYSCPNTTGNYTDGSNYQSNLNTLLYRSLYNIVGNAIYAKASEGEDPDKVHGVFLCRGDVAPKDCQNCIDVAAKRIQRVCPLKKQAIIWYDERCMIRYSNVFFASTFDDSVSIIFYGRKKIPRPEQFKGILSAMFDNLTTQATSIIPNQKYAANSVEISQLQRLYGMVQCLPDLSALDCRACLRSSFYLMSKSNQLSDAKVPNGGRVVYASCSLRYDLRPFFSPGGRRLKAPPPSTSGSQTNEDEVLKQLVLI from the exons ATGGCGTCGTCTGTTCTAGCTTTACTTAGTACCCAAATGCATCTGATTTTCTTGCTCCCTTGGCTGCTTGTCAGCGTCAAATCACAGATCATCAAAGAGTACAATGAAATGTACTCTTGTCCAAATACTACTGGTAATTATACAGATGGGAGCAATTATCAGTCGAATCTGAACACCTTGCTATACAGATCACTGTACAATATCGTTGGCAATGCAATCTATGCAAAGGCCAGTGAAGGAGAAGACCCTGATAAAGTTCATGGAGTATTCCTCTGTAGAGGAGACGTTGCACCTAAAGACTGCCAGAACTGTATAGACGTGGCAGCTAAGCGGATCCAGCGCGTATGTCCCCTCAAGAAACAGGCAATTATATGGTATGATGAACGGTGTATGATCCGCTATTCTAATGTATTTTTCGCCTCCACGTTCGACGACTCGGTTTCTATAATCTTTTATGGCAGAAAAAAAATTCCACGGCCAGAACAATTTAAGGGGATTTTGAGTGCCATGTTTGATAATCTTACGACTCAAGCTACTTCCATCATTCCCAATCAGAAATATGCTGCAAATTCTGTTGAAATTAGCCAGTTACAACGGTTGTATGGCATGGTGCAGTGTCTACCTGATTTGTCAGCTTTAGATTGTCGCGCTTGCCTGAGGTCTAGTTTTTATCTTATGAGTAAGAGTAACCAACTCTCTGACGCTAAAGTACCAAATGGAGGCAGAGTTGTATATGCAAGCTGCAGTTTAAGGTATGACCTACGTCCATTCTTTAGTCCTGGTGGACGGAGACTGAAAGCACCGCCGCCATCGACCAGTGGGAGCCAGACTAACGAGGACGAag TGCTGAAACAGCTCGTTTTAATTTAA